One Alistipes sp. ZOR0009 genomic region harbors:
- a CDS encoding bifunctional metallophosphatase/5'-nucleotidase, translating into MFLIQSLCYICLYEHKVETQCCRTKNHFMNRTFQLKLLSIATVLLLSLTGFANSKINKVRVVFTTDVHGAIFAYDFIEQKPKEGSLSQVYAYIKSLKAAKENYLLLDNGDMLQGQPTVYYYNFVDTLSRHLQSRVMNYMGYSALTVGNHDLEPGHPVYDRVRAESNFPWLAANAVKPSGKPYFEPYKVFKVAGKKIAVLGLITPAIPSWLPENIWSGMTFEDMVESAKKWINIIQTKEKPDAIIGLFHTGINFNYNNQNEETYKNENAAAIVAKRVKGFDAILFGHDHEVYNSKIVNSYGDTVQMLNPAAFARTVGVLSINFSGSKKILSGEIVDVKSVKPDPDFMAAFNSDFNKIKDYSSKEIGVLDETINAEDAYFGSSSFVDLVHRAALKESKADISMASPLMFNALIPAGTITVGDMFRLYKYENLLYGLKMSGQEIKDFLEYSYNLWIKKVDDPNNGMLLLNSSTHFKNPYYNFDSGAGLIYTVDITKDAGSRINIISLANGQPFELTNTYTVAMSSYRGNGGGGHLTFGAKIPQEEISKRIVYVSKFDLRYLIMNEIIRTGKLNHTPLNSWKFIPEDMRQKAESVDRKIIFNK; encoded by the coding sequence TTGTTTTTAATACAATCCTTATGTTATATTTGCCTATACGAACATAAAGTTGAAACTCAATGCTGTCGTACAAAAAATCATTTTATGAATAGAACATTTCAATTAAAGCTATTGTCAATAGCAACTGTACTACTCTTGTCTTTAACTGGATTTGCCAATAGCAAAATCAACAAAGTAAGAGTAGTTTTTACAACTGATGTTCATGGAGCAATATTTGCGTATGACTTCATTGAGCAAAAGCCCAAAGAAGGCAGCTTATCACAAGTTTATGCCTATATAAAAAGTTTAAAGGCCGCTAAGGAAAACTATTTGCTTCTGGACAATGGAGACATGCTTCAAGGCCAGCCAACTGTTTACTATTACAACTTTGTAGATACCTTAAGTAGGCATCTACAGTCTAGAGTAATGAACTATATGGGATATAGCGCATTAACAGTTGGAAATCACGATTTAGAACCAGGACATCCCGTTTACGATCGTGTAAGAGCAGAATCCAACTTTCCTTGGTTAGCAGCCAATGCTGTTAAGCCATCAGGAAAACCTTATTTCGAGCCATATAAAGTATTCAAAGTTGCTGGGAAAAAAATTGCCGTCTTAGGCTTAATTACACCAGCAATCCCTTCGTGGCTCCCCGAAAATATCTGGAGCGGAATGACTTTTGAAGATATGGTAGAAAGCGCAAAAAAATGGATTAACATCATCCAAACAAAAGAGAAGCCCGATGCTATTATTGGTTTATTCCATACTGGCATAAATTTCAATTATAACAACCAGAACGAAGAAACTTACAAAAACGAAAATGCTGCTGCAATTGTCGCAAAGCGGGTAAAAGGATTCGACGCTATTCTATTTGGTCATGATCATGAAGTTTACAATAGCAAAATAGTAAATAGCTATGGAGATACGGTGCAGATGCTTAATCCTGCTGCATTTGCACGAACTGTTGGCGTTTTAAGCATCAACTTCTCTGGTAGTAAAAAAATACTTTCAGGAGAGATTGTTGATGTCAAAAGCGTTAAGCCTGATCCCGATTTTATGGCGGCTTTTAATTCTGATTTTAATAAAATCAAAGACTATTCTTCTAAAGAAATTGGTGTTTTAGATGAAACAATAAATGCTGAAGATGCCTATTTTGGGAGCTCGTCCTTTGTTGATCTTGTTCACAGAGCTGCCCTTAAAGAATCTAAGGCAGATATAAGCATGGCTTCCCCTCTTATGTTCAACGCATTAATCCCTGCAGGTACAATTACCGTTGGAGATATGTTTCGTCTTTATAAATACGAAAATCTTTTATATGGACTCAAAATGAGTGGGCAGGAAATTAAAGATTTTTTAGAATACTCTTATAATCTGTGGATTAAAAAAGTGGACGACCCTAACAATGGAATGCTTCTATTAAACTCTAGTACGCACTTTAAGAATCCATATTACAATTTTGACTCTGGTGCAGGCTTAATTTACACGGTAGATATAACCAAGGATGCAGGAAGTAGAATCAACATCATTTCTTTAGCAAACGGACAGCCGTTTGAGTTAACTAACACTTATACTGTTGCCATGAGCAGCTATAGAGGCAACGGAGGTGGAGGACATTTGACCTTTGGAGCCAAGATTCCACAAGAGGAAATATCGAAAAGGATTGTTTATGTTAGCAAATTTGACCTGCGCTATCTTATAATGAATGAAATTATTAGAACAGGAAAACTAAACCACACTCCTTTAAATTCCTGGAAGTTTATACCTGAAGATATGCGCCAAAAAGCAGAATCAGTAGATCGAAAGATAATTTTCAATAAATAG
- the fabG gene encoding 3-oxoacyl-[acyl-carrier-protein] reductase, producing the protein MKLLEGKVALVTGAARGIGKAIALRFAAEGCSVAFTDLEYNEAAKATEIEIAALGVKVKGYASNAANYEDTQRVVNEIVANFGRIDILVNNAGITKDGALKRMTEAQWDAVIAVNLKSVFNFTKAVQPIMWKQAGGSVINMSSVVGVSGNANQCNYAASKAGIIGFTQSAAKEMGTRNIRHNAIAPGFIITEMTGQLPEEVKKEWAAKIPLQRGGTPEDVANACVFFASDLSAYVTGQVLTVCGGMNI; encoded by the coding sequence ATGAAATTATTAGAAGGAAAGGTAGCCCTTGTAACGGGAGCAGCACGTGGTATTGGTAAGGCTATCGCCCTGCGCTTTGCGGCAGAAGGTTGTAGCGTTGCATTTACCGACCTAGAGTATAACGAAGCGGCAAAGGCTACTGAAATCGAGATCGCAGCATTGGGCGTTAAAGTAAAAGGATATGCATCAAATGCAGCCAACTACGAAGACACTCAACGAGTTGTAAATGAAATTGTAGCTAATTTTGGACGTATAGACATTTTAGTTAATAACGCAGGTATAACCAAAGATGGTGCCCTCAAGCGTATGACAGAAGCCCAATGGGATGCGGTTATTGCTGTAAATTTAAAATCTGTATTTAACTTTACCAAAGCAGTGCAACCAATCATGTGGAAGCAAGCCGGAGGAAGCGTAATCAACATGAGTTCAGTTGTCGGTGTATCTGGAAATGCAAACCAATGCAACTATGCTGCATCTAAAGCAGGAATTATTGGTTTCACCCAATCTGCAGCGAAAGAAATGGGAACTCGTAATATTCGCCACAACGCGATTGCCCCAGGTTTTATAATTACTGAAATGACAGGTCAACTTCCTGAAGAAGTGAAAAAAGAGTGGGCTGCAAAAATACCTTTACAACGAGGAGGAACACCTGAAGATGTTGCAAACGCCTGCGTATTTTTTGCTTCAGATCTTTCTGCTTATGTAACAGGTCAAGTTCTAACCGTTTGCGGCGGAATGAACATTTAA
- a CDS encoding GAF domain-containing protein, with translation MKLKLKLRSKLILGVLAVVFVAYALSVYEEIRGLKEVYGKYADEIALRVGKENTTKVQREIDSLFSYSSQMANSVLNCLNSPVNERLERVKQEVYRAAVAHPEWVSVWASVELKNLDPLFDKETGRISITYFRNKGKLEYIQDTLDLVKNKRAELYAGFKASKKNILMDPYWYSYNKKDSIFETSIGSPVLIDNKFQALVGYDVELESMQGIVAKIKTLNKAKSFILSGNGSVVAATENALRGKNLKEFLNISEDNDIAKQISKGIPFSFNVDNSITSEEYRYVIVPMVNKSANVNWAFGFAVPTSEMLGMASDTLNRLWIVAAISLLLVILVIGLLSHQITRPLVKVNVALKNLASGKVDVSNKVTVTTNDELSDISQSTNTLIDSLLSTVDFAREVGKGNLSVKFEPQSNDDVLGIALLDMKKNLEEAKRLEELRKIEDEKVNWATKGVALFGELLRHNETNLEEFSYHILSNLIDYIRADVGGLFLISEKEDGSKSIDLMACYAYDRRKYEERSLSVGEGLVGRCVQESETIFLSEIPEGYISIGSGLGKDNPRCILIVPLKLNDEVYGVIELAAFDVFERHVIDFVEKIGITIASTISTAKVNIKTKQLLEASKFQADELSAQEEEMRQNMEELIATQEESARKSKEIENLLTSLSAASYIFEYDIEGFVVTANDSVLSLLGMRRENLIGLSVRDVDTYVSANFGEFWNNLKRGIPSKVKSTIKGIGAKVVLYETFIPIADEDGKVYKIMVIAYSIDDFDKLKEQQSPQVANYKA, from the coding sequence ATGAAGTTGAAACTCAAACTCCGCTCAAAACTTATTTTAGGCGTACTTGCTGTTGTGTTTGTTGCCTATGCTTTAAGTGTTTATGAGGAAATTCGCGGGTTAAAGGAAGTGTATGGGAAGTATGCGGATGAAATAGCTCTCCGCGTGGGGAAGGAAAACACTACAAAGGTACAGAGAGAGATTGATTCTTTATTCTCTTATTCCTCTCAAATGGCTAATAGTGTACTTAATTGCTTGAATTCTCCTGTTAATGAGAGATTGGAAAGGGTTAAGCAAGAGGTATATCGTGCTGCTGTTGCTCATCCAGAATGGGTGTCTGTTTGGGCTAGTGTTGAACTTAAAAATCTTGATCCTCTTTTTGATAAGGAGACAGGAAGAATTAGCATTACTTATTTTAGAAATAAGGGGAAGCTAGAGTATATACAGGATACTCTTGATTTGGTAAAAAACAAGCGTGCAGAACTTTATGCTGGATTTAAGGCTTCTAAAAAGAATATACTTATGGATCCTTACTGGTATAGCTATAACAAGAAGGATAGCATTTTCGAGACAAGTATTGGATCTCCAGTCTTAATAGATAACAAATTTCAAGCATTGGTAGGTTATGATGTAGAATTAGAGTCAATGCAAGGTATTGTTGCAAAGATAAAAACGCTCAATAAAGCCAAATCTTTTATTTTGTCAGGAAATGGTTCTGTTGTGGCCGCAACCGAAAATGCATTGCGCGGTAAGAATCTGAAAGAGTTTCTAAATATTTCAGAGGACAATGATATTGCAAAGCAAATTTCAAAAGGTATTCCATTTAGTTTTAATGTTGATAATAGTATTACAAGCGAGGAGTATCGATATGTTATTGTGCCAATGGTTAATAAATCTGCAAATGTTAACTGGGCGTTTGGATTTGCAGTGCCTACCAGTGAAATGTTGGGAATGGCTTCAGATACCCTTAATAGGCTTTGGATTGTAGCAGCAATATCTCTTTTGCTTGTTATTCTTGTTATTGGTCTTCTATCGCATCAAATTACTCGTCCTTTGGTGAAGGTAAATGTTGCTTTAAAAAATTTGGCATCGGGTAAGGTTGATGTTTCTAATAAGGTTACGGTTACTACCAATGATGAACTTAGCGATATTTCTCAATCAACAAATACTCTAATAGACAGCTTATTAAGCACTGTTGATTTTGCAAGAGAAGTAGGAAAAGGAAACCTGTCAGTCAAATTCGAACCACAGAGTAATGACGATGTTCTCGGGATTGCGCTGTTGGATATGAAAAAAAATCTAGAGGAAGCTAAAAGGCTTGAAGAGTTACGAAAAATAGAAGACGAGAAAGTAAACTGGGCAACTAAAGGTGTTGCGCTATTTGGAGAGCTTTTACGCCATAATGAAACAAATCTAGAGGAGTTTTCATATCATATTTTAAGTAATCTAATCGACTACATACGAGCTGATGTTGGAGGCCTTTTCCTTATATCGGAGAAAGAAGATGGCTCTAAATCTATCGATTTGATGGCTTGCTATGCATACGATAGAAGAAAATATGAGGAAAGAAGCTTATCTGTTGGCGAAGGCTTAGTTGGAAGGTGTGTCCAAGAAAGTGAAACAATTTTCTTGTCTGAAATTCCAGAAGGATATATTTCAATAGGTTCTGGGTTAGGTAAAGATAATCCTAGATGTATACTTATAGTTCCATTGAAGCTTAATGATGAGGTGTATGGGGTAATTGAACTTGCTGCATTTGATGTATTTGAAAGACATGTTATTGATTTTGTCGAAAAAATAGGAATTACGATAGCTTCTACCATATCTACAGCAAAAGTAAATATCAAAACGAAGCAGCTTTTAGAAGCGTCTAAATTCCAAGCTGATGAGCTGTCGGCACAGGAAGAGGAAATGCGACAAAATATGGAAGAGTTAATTGCAACCCAAGAAGAGTCTGCTAGAAAATCTAAGGAAATAGAAAACTTGTTAACCTCTTTAAGCGCTGCAAGCTATATTTTTGAATATGATATTGAAGGATTCGTAGTTACGGCAAATGATTCTGTTCTTTCTCTTCTAGGTATGAGACGAGAAAACTTAATAGGTCTTAGTGTTAGGGATGTAGATACTTATGTATCTGCAAACTTTGGCGAATTTTGGAATAACCTAAAGAGGGGAATCCCATCAAAGGTAAAGTCGACAATAAAGGGAATTGGGGCAAAAGTTGTTTTATACGAAACTTTCATACCAATTGCTGATGAGGATGGAAAAGTGTACAAAATTATGGTTATTGCCTATAGCATTGACGATTTTGACAAGTTAAAAGAGCAGCAATCCCCGCAGGTTGCTAATTACAAAGCATAA
- a CDS encoding OmpA family protein yields MSYLKKVFLFGCMFLIANQLDAQTYTSKNKKAIKLYETALTFFEHHNYIDFFNTIDEVLTADNQFIEPYLLAMQACMEKGDADNALKFGEKAYKINPLFYPFLSAKLGEIKLKKGEYADAIKYFQFFVEKNPSQQSKVSDLIERAKFAVNLQEHPVTFNPINLGDSINTQYDDYWPSVTGDGKTFVKTSNTPIKNNLTGYQEDFYVSYQLEDKGWSSAIKMPGNINTAANEGALSLTADGKGMYFTICTTTCHLFYSKNTNNGWSKPEKLPAPVNTNASDKQPSISPDGKYLYFTSNRAGGYGGYDLYMAIRDDETGEWSSVKNLGSTINTPKNDVAPFIHFDGSSLYFSSDGHWGMGGLDIFVSRKLKENEWSKPENIGFPINTKGEEQGIVISPDTKNTYFATNRSDNNGLDIYTFEMPEQHKPMRTSYIKGVVLDSKTKKPLDAKIILGNLSTGNDDFITLSKKEDGTFFTSLPAFSSYAMQIVKAGYLFYSESFKLDSIRTIQNPYVITAELTPIAIGASSILQNVYFNFNEYKLLPESFVELHRLVILMQENPTMWIEISGHTDNIGKKDYNKKLSEYRALAVKKYLVDNGIDSNRIKPVGYGSEKPVADNISENTRKKNRRTEMRVLYK; encoded by the coding sequence ATGAGTTACCTAAAGAAAGTTTTTTTATTCGGATGCATGTTTCTTATTGCAAATCAACTGGATGCACAGACGTATACTTCTAAAAATAAGAAGGCTATCAAATTGTACGAAACAGCCTTAACTTTTTTTGAACATCACAATTACATCGACTTTTTTAATACCATTGATGAAGTTTTAACCGCAGATAATCAATTTATTGAGCCATATCTTTTGGCAATGCAAGCATGTATGGAAAAGGGAGACGCCGATAATGCTCTTAAATTTGGGGAAAAGGCCTATAAGATCAACCCTCTATTTTACCCTTTCTTAAGCGCAAAATTAGGAGAAATTAAGTTAAAAAAAGGGGAATACGCTGATGCTATTAAATATTTCCAATTTTTTGTAGAAAAAAATCCCAGCCAACAATCAAAAGTATCTGACCTAATTGAAAGAGCTAAGTTTGCTGTAAATTTACAAGAGCATCCTGTTACTTTTAATCCCATAAATCTCGGAGATTCAATTAACACTCAGTACGATGATTACTGGCCTAGCGTAACTGGAGATGGAAAGACATTCGTCAAAACGAGTAATACTCCCATTAAAAATAACCTAACAGGCTACCAAGAAGACTTTTACGTATCATACCAACTTGAAGATAAGGGATGGAGTTCAGCAATCAAAATGCCAGGAAATATAAATACAGCAGCAAACGAAGGTGCCCTGTCGCTAACTGCTGATGGAAAAGGAATGTATTTTACCATCTGTACAACAACATGCCATCTTTTTTATTCAAAAAACACCAATAATGGATGGAGTAAACCTGAAAAACTACCAGCACCGGTAAACACAAATGCTTCAGATAAGCAACCATCGATAAGTCCAGATGGCAAATATCTCTACTTTACCAGTAATAGAGCAGGAGGGTATGGTGGTTATGATTTATATATGGCCATTAGAGATGATGAGACAGGAGAATGGAGTAGCGTAAAAAACTTAGGAAGCACAATTAATACGCCCAAAAACGATGTCGCGCCATTTATTCATTTTGATGGCTCAAGCCTTTATTTCTCTTCTGATGGTCACTGGGGAATGGGAGGATTAGACATTTTCGTTAGCAGAAAACTTAAAGAAAACGAGTGGAGTAAACCTGAAAATATAGGTTTTCCAATCAATACAAAAGGGGAGGAGCAAGGAATTGTCATATCACCCGATACCAAAAACACCTACTTTGCAACAAACCGCAGCGATAATAATGGGTTAGATATTTATACTTTTGAAATGCCAGAACAACATAAACCAATGAGAACCTCATATATAAAAGGAGTTGTTCTGGATTCTAAAACAAAAAAGCCCCTCGATGCAAAAATAATTTTAGGCAATCTTTCAACTGGAAACGATGATTTTATTACCTTATCAAAGAAGGAAGATGGAACTTTTTTTACTTCTCTGCCTGCATTTTCAAGCTATGCAATGCAAATTGTAAAAGCAGGGTATCTTTTTTATTCTGAAAGTTTTAAGTTAGATTCCATACGAACAATACAAAATCCGTATGTAATTACAGCAGAGTTAACTCCTATTGCAATTGGAGCATCCTCTATTCTGCAAAATGTCTACTTCAATTTTAATGAATATAAGCTTCTTCCAGAATCATTCGTCGAGTTACATCGGCTTGTAATCCTGATGCAAGAAAATCCAACTATGTGGATTGAAATATCAGGACATACCGACAATATTGGGAAGAAAGATTACAACAAAAAACTGAGCGAATATCGAGCTCTTGCCGTAAAAAAATATCTAGTAGACAACGGAATAGACAGCAACAGAATAAAGCCTGTCGGTTATGGGTCAGAAAAACCTGTAGCAGATAACATTAGCGAAAACACTAGAAAGAAAAATCGCAGAACTGAAATGAGAGTTTTGTACAAATGA
- a CDS encoding ABC transporter permease translates to MDVFIHTFYTDFKHIVKDPGVLIILFGATIMYPVIYSVAYSKEVVREIPVAVVDLSETKSSRTLTQMLDASSQIKVDYHIYNFKEAQNLFYDDIVHGIIIIPKDFERKIFRGEQTSIKAYADATYFMIYKQVLSAAVSAGTTMGVKIEVARLMQKGMDMNKALAQSQPLSVETNYLFNPSAGYASYAMPGLLILILQQTLLLSIGMLGGTNRERNRKYYFLENTLNPRSAIPILLGKVSAFFLLHILNVFFALVIIYKIFGFPQKGNPIDIIILIIPYLLSVGFLGVAIASMIKKREHSLVFMFFTSIPFVFLSGMSWPINEMPTVLQYFTKIIPSTAAIQGFLRLNTMGASLKQVSHEFVMLLSLMVFYFTVAYLILRYRIKQNNKELELQEIDNESKDSN, encoded by the coding sequence TTGGATGTATTTATTCATACATTTTATACTGATTTTAAGCACATAGTTAAAGATCCTGGTGTTTTGATAATTCTTTTTGGGGCAACAATTATGTATCCGGTAATATACTCTGTTGCCTATTCAAAGGAAGTGGTAAGAGAAATACCTGTTGCTGTCGTAGATTTGAGCGAAACAAAAAGCAGCCGCACTTTAACTCAAATGCTTGATGCCAGCTCTCAAATTAAGGTAGATTATCATATTTACAATTTCAAAGAGGCGCAAAATTTATTTTATGACGACATCGTACATGGAATAATTATCATACCCAAAGATTTTGAAAGAAAAATTTTTCGAGGAGAACAGACATCCATAAAAGCATATGCAGATGCCACGTACTTTATGATATACAAACAAGTACTATCTGCTGCAGTTTCTGCTGGGACTACGATGGGAGTTAAAATAGAAGTTGCTCGCTTAATGCAGAAAGGAATGGATATGAATAAAGCATTAGCGCAAAGTCAACCGCTATCTGTTGAAACAAACTACCTTTTTAATCCATCTGCAGGATATGCATCATATGCCATGCCAGGACTTCTAATACTAATACTTCAACAAACTTTACTATTAAGTATCGGAATGTTAGGAGGAACCAACAGAGAACGTAATAGGAAGTATTATTTTCTAGAAAACACACTAAATCCGAGAAGTGCTATTCCCATTTTACTAGGAAAGGTATCTGCTTTTTTCTTGTTACACATTCTCAATGTATTCTTTGCTCTTGTTATTATATATAAGATTTTTGGATTCCCTCAAAAAGGAAATCCAATAGATATCATTATTTTAATAATCCCCTACTTATTGTCAGTTGGATTTTTAGGAGTAGCCATCGCATCGATGATTAAGAAAAGAGAACACTCATTGGTCTTCATGTTTTTCACTTCTATTCCGTTCGTATTTTTAAGTGGCATGTCATGGCCGATAAATGAAATGCCAACTGTACTTCAATATTTTACAAAAATAATTCCAAGTACAGCTGCCATTCAAGGCTTTTTGAGGCTCAATACAATGGGTGCTAGTTTAAAACAAGTATCGCATGAATTCGTTATGCTTTTATCACTAATGGTATTTTATTTTACCGTAGCTTATTTAATTCTAAGATACCGTATTAAACAAAACAACAAAGAGTTAGAATTACAAGAAATTGATAATGAGTCGAAAGATTCAAACTAA
- a CDS encoding DUF6340 family protein produces the protein MRKILYLFFIASVSSCAVTTHTVNVEILKAGTHSLKLSPNDRVMVVANYNPNARYFRKKVTAFVDDSLQVASTANLFSDYYRSLGTFTTSYIPIKYKLRTKTDSNEPVDLTKKEIFNYTILDKSRYLIDISLLRTLIEKVDGLTYKATFASLWRAYDATNGSMIREMVFKDSLYYDQYEKVRRDELDSTIASDISFKIADRMGKEFFPYWEEQARFYMLIQDPSFLKVRTFIQEFRWKEVIGLMKLYLETGDKNDAYAASFNIALACEMMGNFDLALKWIEKCKKIKSDYTTNLYEAILLSRQSETGQILE, from the coding sequence ATGCGAAAAATTCTATATTTATTTTTTATCGCAAGCGTTTCATCTTGTGCTGTTACCACACATACGGTAAATGTAGAAATATTAAAGGCTGGCACACACAGTTTGAAATTATCCCCCAACGATAGGGTAATGGTTGTTGCTAACTATAATCCCAATGCAAGGTACTTTCGAAAAAAGGTAACCGCATTTGTAGATGACTCCCTCCAGGTTGCATCTACCGCAAACTTATTTTCCGATTACTACAGATCGCTAGGCACTTTTACGACCTCATATATCCCGATTAAGTACAAATTACGCACTAAAACAGACTCTAATGAGCCCGTAGATTTGACAAAAAAGGAAATATTCAATTATACCATTCTGGATAAATCAAGATATCTCATCGACATTTCCTTATTACGAACATTAATTGAAAAAGTAGATGGGCTAACCTATAAAGCCACATTTGCGTCTTTGTGGAGAGCCTATGACGCAACAAACGGCAGTATGATCAGAGAAATGGTTTTTAAAGACTCTTTATACTATGATCAGTACGAAAAAGTTCGTAGAGATGAGCTAGATTCCACCATTGCTTCTGATATATCTTTCAAAATTGCAGATAGAATGGGAAAGGAGTTTTTCCCATATTGGGAAGAACAAGCCCGTTTTTATATGTTAATCCAAGATCCTTCCTTCTTAAAAGTAAGAACATTTATTCAAGAATTTCGATGGAAAGAAGTTATCGGCTTAATGAAATTGTACTTAGAAACAGGAGATAAAAATGATGCCTATGCGGCTTCTTTTAACATTGCTTTAGCATGCGAAATGATGGGGAATTTTGATTTAGCTCTAAAATGGATAGAAAAGTGTAAGAAAATTAAATCTGACTACACAACAAACTT
- a CDS encoding aminopeptidase C has protein sequence MKKFTIFALATLLYAGAMAQEAKKEATKPEGYKFTVVKQVQGTPVKDQFRSGTCWSFSGIGFLENELIRTGKGEFDLSEMWLVRNCYAAKAEKYVRLQGNFNFAGGGGFFDLFWVMNNFGLVPEEAYPGLKYGEEKHVHGELDALTKAYVDVIVKNPNKKLSTAWKNGFSGILDAYLGTTPEKFSYKGKEYTPQSFAKELNINADDYVSLTSYTHHPFYKKMILEIPDNWLWEESYNLPLDELMQVVDNSLNNGYSIAWGADVSEKGFQYNKGVAVIPQTNVANLSNSEKSKWSELTAKERESMIYKLEEPVSEMTITQQMRQDAFDNYQTTDDHGMVLEGIAKDQKGDTFYIVKNSWSADGIYKGYFYASRPFVQYKTMNIMVHKNAIPKEIQKKLGIK, from the coding sequence ATGAAAAAGTTCACTATTTTTGCCTTAGCGACGCTTCTATATGCAGGAGCAATGGCTCAAGAAGCTAAAAAGGAAGCCACCAAACCTGAGGGTTACAAATTCACAGTTGTTAAGCAGGTGCAAGGAACCCCTGTAAAAGACCAATTTCGATCTGGAACTTGCTGGAGTTTTTCGGGAATTGGCTTTTTGGAAAATGAGTTAATCCGAACAGGAAAAGGAGAATTTGACCTATCTGAAATGTGGTTAGTTCGCAACTGTTACGCTGCTAAAGCAGAAAAATATGTGCGCCTACAGGGCAACTTCAACTTTGCCGGTGGTGGCGGATTCTTCGATCTATTCTGGGTTATGAATAATTTTGGTTTAGTTCCAGAAGAAGCTTATCCTGGACTAAAGTACGGAGAAGAAAAGCATGTGCATGGAGAACTTGATGCGTTAACAAAAGCATATGTGGACGTAATTGTGAAAAATCCCAACAAAAAATTAAGCACTGCATGGAAAAATGGATTTAGCGGAATACTAGATGCTTATCTTGGGACAACACCTGAAAAATTCTCCTACAAAGGGAAAGAGTATACCCCACAATCATTTGCAAAAGAATTGAACATCAATGCAGACGATTACGTATCGTTAACATCCTATACCCATCATCCATTTTATAAAAAAATGATTCTTGAAATTCCAGATAACTGGCTATGGGAAGAATCTTACAACCTACCATTAGATGAGCTAATGCAGGTAGTTGATAACTCTTTAAACAATGGATACTCAATAGCATGGGGAGCAGATGTTAGCGAAAAAGGGTTTCAATACAATAAAGGTGTAGCTGTAATTCCTCAAACCAATGTGGCAAACCTTTCAAACTCTGAAAAATCGAAATGGTCTGAGCTAACAGCAAAAGAGCGTGAATCTATGATTTACAAGCTAGAAGAGCCTGTTTCAGAAATGACTATAACCCAACAAATGCGTCAAGATGCATTTGACAACTATCAAACAACCGATGACCATGGAATGGTACTCGAAGGTATCGCTAAAGATCAAAAGGGTGATACTTTTTATATCGTAAAAAATTCTTGGAGTGCTGATGGCATATATAAAGGATATTTTTACGCTTCTCGTCCCTTTGTTCAGTACAAAACGATGAACATTATGGTTCATAAAAATGCCATTCCAAAGGAAATTCAAAAGAAACTTGGAATAAAGTAA